The following is a genomic window from Leptidea sinapis chromosome 1, ilLepSina1.1, whole genome shotgun sequence.
ggatccctcatgaactgatagcggagcagaagcgggctcgcatGGAATGGTGCTTACAGATGCTAATGAAATACGACTACGGACATTCTAATACTGTTtgtgacattgtcacaggagacaaAACGTGGAAtgattgttttgaacccgaaaaaaacagcaatcttgtgaatgggagtttgaaaatgagaacaggccaacaacaGTGAGGCAGGCGataaacgttggtaaaaaaatgatcacatttttttctcagctacacGGGACCCAATTCCACCTGAAGATCAAAAGATTGTTAATGCCTGaatggtattctaccatttgtttacccagggtgttaaaaaagttCACGAAAGACGACCCAAAAGACGCGTTCTACATTTTtggcttccgaaaaagtactaCTCGTcgcccatcctgcacatagccccgacctagcacacTGTGACTTCTgaattttccccaaaatcaaagatttgatgggAGGACTTTTCACTTTTACCAGtaggacgctcctttgcacaggatgccggctagattatgggtaccacaacggcgccaatttctgctgtAAGGTAGTATGTGTAAGCAGATGTCGTGTAGGGTATCCAATCATTTTCCTctcattcaacagctttcaTCCATAAATCTTCACTACTCCTGTCTGTGGGAATCTAAATAACGTGAAATAAGAAGGGCACTAGCACGTATACTTTTTCGTTATACGTatgtcacactaaaagttttgcgtaacttaaaaaaacaacataatataaccAAAGTACTATGTTGATTGCCTTTCAagatactctcctttacattttaaaatttttttcatgcgatcgaaccattttatAAAAAGAGAAGGATCACAGATCTGAAGTCATGTTTTCTACGCACtcattgaacgctatcactgcctcttcggaattgttttttttttataaaaatatgggacgagacgagcagtacgttcagctgatggtaattgatacgccctagccattacaatgcagtgccgctcaggatttttgaaaaacccaaaaagttcagagcggcactacaattgcgctcgtcaccttgagacataagatgttaagtctcatttgcccagtactgtCACAAGCTCCTTTATGAAGCAATGATATAATCATTAGTCTATTTAAAGGGGCGTGTTTACCTAAGTTAGTTCTTCTTAGCAAATTGTTGGGTAAAATATGTTTACTATGAGTAAAGAGTATGTGTGTGAACGACAGTAAGGTTTAAGTGTCACAATTGTAACCTGGGCAGGTCGACGATCTCCAGGGACTGCACCAGCTTAGTCCAGAACTCGTAGGGCGCCTTCTGCCCCGGCGGGCTGTAGTACAAGTTGTGATAGTAGGTGAGATGCATGGGCAGCATGCACTGCCGGTACATCAGTGGGATAATCTTTATCTGTTTCTTCTCTGTAAATAATCAATCAAAGGTTTAAAACAGATGTAAACCCACAAAGACGTATGTGATACATTATAAAGTTAATTGGAGAAATGGACTCAAGtaaaattagtattattattagacCTTGAGGAAAGAGCGCTAGTGTGGGCGACTtgtggctccttctcatgtccaagttaggCGCCAGAGAACCCAGCTCACAGCTAGGCGatggggctgctgctttgactggTGAAGAcggcaaacgtcgcaaatatattggtctcagtgagccttacatctttgtgccattttGTGTGACACTTGGCCCGTaagggcccagaggcgcggagaatttACAAAGTGCTGTCTACGCGCCTTAATTACTAGAAACACaaacgctggcagctattttgcgAACGCGGCAACGCAGCTAGTATTTTTGACACACTTAccattaataatagttttaattaaatttaatcgcATTATTCTAAAGTTataagcattgttttgtttgaaataaaataaatcatcttATTAGACCAAATGGTAtttacaataaacatattttttatatatattttactattaagTGTTTATGACACAGCAGACCTCTGTCGtttctttcatattttcatGTCCTTTGCTGTTCTTTTTCAAGTTTCTTTTTATCATCTTCCCATCATGAGTCTATCCTGAATCCTTTTTCCATCCTGGCGTTTGCCATTCTTTCACTGCTGTCTTTGGTAATATGTCCTGTCCATCGCCATTTGAGCTGTCCAATTTTTGTGTTTGTGAGTCTTACTTCACCTTTTGGCTGTTTGTGGAAAATGtttgcttttttatgaaaatacgggacgagacgagcaggacgttcagctgatggttattgatacgccctgcccataataatgatgtattgccgctcaggattcttgcaaatgTTTGAAAGCCccaattctgatcggcactataattgcgctcgtcatcttgagacatgagatgttaagtctcatttgccccgtaatttcattaattaattgctTTTGACTATTTCCTCTCTTTGTCAACTCTCCTCAATTTTAGATTGGTTTGCACTTTAAAGATTTATTCCGTgagatattttatttcttccttATCTACTTTGATGGTGATATCTGCCCTgatttacgttttttttaaattattcattgcGAGCCCTACTTTATCAGTCAGATCTTGTAACATAGTATGCTCTATGGCGAGTCTGAGGTTTTGGCATTGTTATCATCAGCGAATCGAAGTggttaaaatatcattttgtaCACTACTGTCCCACTTCAGTTCTGAGAATTGCTGTGGAGACAAAGGGGTCTGTCTTAAACCTCTAGCAGTTAAGAATTCCTCTCCTGTTGTGTCTAGGTAGGCTAATTTGTgctgtattatttgcaaataatatatttcttgctATTTgtacacatttaattaaaactccTTGTTGAAATAGAGCTCCCCAAACAgaagtttgttttttgttagaCACATGCTTTACTCTAGTCTACAAAATCTATAGAAAGTGACTGTTGGCATTTTATTATTGGCtggtttattatataatactagctgacccagcaaacgttgtattgccgatattaaaatcgcgatacacaAGTAATTGTTGAATGTAGATGggagaaaatttgaagttgtatgtattttttaatgctgactcataataaaacaaatttaaaaaaatgtcaaataaatttgtagtggaccacccttaacatttagggggatgaaaaatacatgttgttcaattctcagacctacccaatatgcaatcaaaatttcgtgagaatcggtcaagccgtttcgaaggagtttaactacaaacaccgcaacatgagaattttatataatataacttggCGGTGAGTAGACacgtcgcttaattgtgtgttttctaccgcatttatcacggggagtgatcCAAAGTGCTGCGTGACCTGATCCCTGCtcccgaattccaccatcgcacgccGTACCGTTACGATACGATTTtccaggaactttcttccacacaCAACtaacctgtggaatgagcttccttgtgtggtgtttccgggaagatacgacGAGTAGCTATTAAAAAAAGCgggtacacttttctaaaaggagGTCAATGCTACTCGCGTCAGTAGGAGTCTCCATCTATATAAAGAAACACCCTACATGTGTCTCCTCGGTGGTGCAAGATGAGGAACAACGCCAAGTCTTGTGCGGCATAATTAACCCTGGGCTAGTAACTAAACCAGCAGCATTCTGTTACTGGTGTGAAATGACTGCAACAACCCGTTACCCTACGGACTTTTGCCGTTAGTCCTGGGTGCTTGGCTTTACCATCCAGGACTAGAggaagaaaacttaaatttagGCTCTTAATATGGTAAGCATTGCTTATTGCCTACATCTAACAATCCAATTCAATCACTTAGCTATAAGTTCAACTTGTAGTTTCATTTTTTCTGCAAATGTATAAGCTTAGCTTAGATGAGTTACAAATATACTATGACTTAATCTtggattaaatatataaaaatattgaagcaTTGTGTTCTTACCAATTGCATCAGCCTGTGCTAAGTTCATAAAGAATGTATTGGCGGGACTACGGAGGAAGTCTGGCGAATATACCAGTATTATTCTCTGACACCTCTCTGATATCAACTTGGATACAGGCGCAAACCTCGTGGCGTGGCCTGGTAATAAGTCTTCTTCAGTGCACATCTGAAAggttttattaattcataaataataagaaagaaTAATAAAGGAatgatagatatattatgtgtttCATCAATACTTTTGTTTGTTATTGTACAGTACTATACAAtactgaaaaatatttttataaataagttagAATTTGCCGGCAGACCCGACCAACTGGGGGCCCTTAGCATTTTAGTTAATATCAACAAGAAGTTTCAATTGGCCTCACTTCTTCAAATTCCCACTCCTTTTATTGTGACAATATGTTTAACTGATTTGTTGCTAAGTAAAAAATTACCTTAATAATTAACGACTTAAGTgtggtaatattttattactatttttataccAGTTTATATTGTGCAATACTCTTCCTTGATCTAAAAAGCATTGAAAACCcatggaaaataaaaaattcaagcACAATATATTAGAAACACACATGATCCGACATGATAATAcccacacaaataaaatttgaaaaacaaaattttatgaacgatgtgggattcgaacccacgacatcGGGCGTGAACCGCgcaaccaactgagctaaccgttcgagtaccgcctcgttataaaattctgtttgctttgttcaactctcaggttgtggcttatgATAATACACACCTTCTTTCTTTGTTGTATTTGCAGtttcaaaattacaaaaaatattactataaatttcTACCTTGAACCCATTATCTTTCATTCTGGTGAGCAGTTCCTCTACAAATCCTCTATCTTCTTTAGCATACAACACATAAGCATGATAGTGCTGCGGCACTCCTAACTTCTTATCATGGAATGTAATCAGGCTGTCCTCCGTTGGCTCCTGTACCATCACTTGGTTGTTATGACCCAAGTCTGACTGTTTTACTGtaacatatttttgtttattacaacaggcttataataataaaacagacATAAGCTTCTTCTTGAAACattgaaaggcataaaaggcatttattttctcaaaattgattcctttagaattctttttgatgtcatttctaatatttcaaattactacttacaaaattcaataactactagatactactaccgcttcggaaacaaatggtgctctgagagagaagaagcggcgcaagaaactctcccaacattcttttttttgcactattttcaataaaaatatacaatattgtacagtcatttctattgctataaaataatcacaatctagtcccaggctgtccgatcatttagatattcagcagtggagtaataggatttacgacacagccaattttttataaaacatttaaatttatttatagatatgcctgaacagtggctgggactttattatagaagtgtatacatttaccttaaagctattatgtatcttatttattatataattgaaatgagTTTTGGGCTGATTATATGatcatatttttaaagttaatatattttttataattgctaataaaatgctcgtcaaataccttttatttttttatggtgaGCGTGgtttgatgcatctactgtactcaataagtcttgtttttatgtattaatttacatttactttttttgacttactgtaaggcatttagtattttATGTTTGAGTACTTTTATCGCAGGctcttacatattatattgttattgaaatgatttgtaaaaagatgaaactgtaaatgttgatttaaaatagtggcaagttacttgccacttcttctcattaaagctcaaccttttccaaagtggtggtaaatgtaaaaagaaaactttcaaCATAATACATAATGTATATACATGACATTTCCTTAACcttcatgaataaagtgatttgatttataaaataccAACAAAACATGGGGATCACTTGTTAGTCTAAATTCATAGGTGAAAAAAtctaaatcaaaaataatttattcacttgggtcaaaaaattacacttttgaatgtcaaaagttataagataacaaactttaatttggaagttttaaaatttactaGCATTTCAATAAAGGTTGGGCTTAAATGAAAAGAAATGGCAAGAACTGCATTTAtcttaaatcaataattattatcatttaactTAAATCACATATTTGGTGTGAAATTATAATTCAGACATGCGAACCCAACATTAACATAAAGTTTAGTGTCAATCAAATGGTTGCTAACTAGCAACTGCTGATGATATCAAAAAGGTGTTTTTGTATTTCACACAATATCACAACACTTCTTATAGCAAAGTGCTATAATACACAAATCTATAAAAGTATGTTTCAAGTTTATCGATGGATTTAAAACCTTCACATTAACTAATACAGTCTCAGGAATATAAAAAGCTGTATTCAGTTATCATCTAGCTTTTAAGCTATCATAATCATAACACCACTTggtgttgcatagagacgtcgcttcattgtgtgtcttctaccgcatttatcacgctaatgcagtgttccgaagagctgtttaacctaattcctgtcgccgaattccaccttcgcacgacaccccacaagttaggatatcatcctcaccatctggatgtgtggcggtcctccacagtgtagtttacaaggagctttcttccacgtactacaaagcttctaaaatgaacttccttgtgcggtgtttccgggacgatacgacatgggtaccttcaaaaaaagcgcgtacaccttccttaaaggccggcaacgctcctgtgattcctctggtgttgcaagagagtgtgggcggcggtgatcacttaacaagtgacccatacgctcttttgtcctcctattccataaaaaaaaacctagttTTCATTTTGCCCCATGAATTTATACACATATTCATTGACTCATATGTGTTAAGTACATACCCACAAGAAGGTTGTTGCTGGCAAGCTCAGTGATATCATCATAAATGTCATATCtatcaataatttgtaatatctcTAGCAGCCTCCCGACAGTGGCTGTGCCATCACATCTTCcaatccatatttctaaaactttCCCTGCCTGATCAGCTTGGCTCTTTACACCAGCAGCTACTTCtgatgttatattaataagtgAAGCTAGCCCTCGCCAGTCCCTGTAATATTTagatttaactttaataaaatagtaactaTTCTATAAGACTGTACCACTGTGAAACATTGAAAAACTGTTATACACAACAATAACTAACAACAACAGCTGAACAATgaataaaaaagataatatatttcataacaatTTCTTACTTTTAAACCATAAAAGTCACTCCCTGTAATAGGTTACTCcctatatatgtaaatatacatagtatcaaaatataatgtaacataCATGAAACCATTGTTGTCTAGAACATATAACCCTCCACCTAGCCTTCAAGTTAAGTTATCTGCTTCTACAACATTTGTTTGGTGAGGCAACTAATTCATGTCATGCCTGTTTATCATCAATTGCTTCAAGTGTTTAAGAattttaggaaataaatagCAAGAATTTAGTAATCAATATAGTATTATCAAAATAGATTTTGAATGAAAAACTATTGATAAGATACTGAGAGTATGTAGTCCACTTTGATTGACTTGATGTATAAACATAGACATGGAACAATAAGTTCAACATTaattgttacattttatttaccCACTACAGGATTtttaataagctaataaatagAGCTATTGTACCATATCATTAAACATATTGAAGACGGACATTACCTGTGTCTTAGCAGTTTGTCTGGACCAGTACTTGGAAGAACTTTTGTAGTATTTAGCAGGGAAGACAGAATGTTTCGAGATTCATAAGTGAGTGACGACAATTGCATAGAACATATTTCATTATCAATAACCATATTCACTATCTTTCGCTGAGTTTAACTTCGTATCCGTTTGGTTAACTGATCTATCATTTCGCAGTGTCTCTCAGAAACACTAGAAATCGTCAAATTGTTACCCTACTATCTTTGTTTTCTTCTTTtcacaaaacaaacaaataacaacATAAAAACCACTTTCGTTTAGGCTTActacctacataataataaacagcCAAATAATTAAAGCTATTCTTACTCAATTCTCAATAGTAAATACTAAATGTTAAATTGTCAAATACGCGATACATTAACAATTTTACTACAAAATATCGATGACGTTGACAAATGACTTTTGACAATGACATTCAATTATGTTGATGTTTATGCTGTCAAGTACCTTATAGAGGTACTACTCGGGGGAAAAAATGCAGTGCAGGGGATAGCTAGCATCTAATTGAACGTTTTCTAATCGcacgttttcataaaaaatacacttagTACCTAGTGCTAGTAAGAGTTGACGGGGTTGTAGGGTACTCCCCACCACGTCGCCGATATTGCTTCTGATTTTAGGGAAGTGAGTAGACGCttttactcttgattccaaattgcaatggggctcCCATAATTGAAGGATTTACTATATAACAGGCTTACTTCTGCAAAATATGTGCTCAAAATAACTAGACCGACATAGATACACCGTGACTATATAGACTACacctattattattacctactaTTATTACAAAACTACCCGTGCTAATTAACTACCTAACGAAAACAACCTAAATAAACACTTACctactttttcataataatcgtcaaatttacaaaaacagCTCAAAGTGTGCTCCGCCTTGCTCGTCGGGATATGGCTTGTGTGGCATTTCGCACCATCGTCGGTGTTATTGGTGCCGATGCAACACGCTGTTCCATCTCGGCAACTGTCCTTGACAAAACCATTTTTTCCAATATGACATTTTATGAAGCCTGTACTTGAGTATAATGACATCCTTGCACTGACCTCTATGaatataccactggacaggctgttccatatgtttaacagcaattttttgtgcctatttgaagcgccactagcGAGCGTCCAGGGAACAAATTTTTACGTATCATAAATTAATATCTGCGAGAGAAGCGTATAgtactctgaaatatttttggattttgaattaatttccttGGATTTCCACGTTATTCATACTTCAGggattatataaatgatataaaaaaaatgaggtcatgtttttattgtaagcggcgttacaaaaaaaacagtgaaataTCATTCCACAGAAAATATGACCTAGAGTACAACATGTACTCTAggtcatatttttttatcaaaaattggCATTTTACGAATAATTTCATgccatacttatttttttttcatatattcaTCATTCTCAATTATGTAAACAAACATTTGAAAAAAACTTCTGAATaatgattgtttttatttacaattctcATTACTAGTGCTTGCATCGTATCGATAGTTTAAATATCGATAGCATAATATCAGAACTGCAATATTTTTCAGATTTCCAAAATACTTTGAGGAGAGGAAAGTTTGGCTTCAGAATATGAGAACTATCAACTGGACTCCTAAATATTACGATTTTCTGTGCTCATTACATTTTCACAAAAACAACCATTTCAAAAGAACAATATTGAAACCCGGTAGTGTTCCAATAAAATTTGGAGGTACTTGCTTATTAACTTACGACggtattaaaactttttttacttGTATAGGCCTTTGTGCCTTTTCTTAACTGCTCAATCCTTGTAGATAATCTAAGGGTATACTTTTCATGGACCTTTCTATCATTGCCTCTTCACTCAAAGCCGACGGCATCGTCGAAGATGATGACAACATCAACACCTCCTTCGTCTTCAGCTAGTATAGGTAATAGTTTAGCCAACGAAAAAAATAATGTGATGAAAATAATacagatttaataaataagtaaaaaaggACAGCAGATAGCTCATTATAATTATGAAGTCTCATCAACTCCTAAATAAGCAATAGTTGAATTTAGAATGTTACATGATCATCGTTATAAAAATTTCACCAGAATCGTCTTAAAAAGTTGCCAGTCAAACAAAAAGATCTTTGAAACTTTCAAAAGTAAAAACTTTAAGGCAACGTGTGAAGAGGTTAAAATTAAACGTAGCCAACGTCAAAAGCGttataaaagatttaattaaaaaaaataaagtgttgGAATAATGCATTCAAATGTTAAAACAGTATGACGACTTTCAAATTGAACTTTTTTAAAGAGAGCACTTAACAAAAAAGGGAATAAAGGTTTAAGTCATGATAAATACCCCCCACAGTTACGTGCTTTTGCAATaattcttcatttttatttctaacTTATGCATAACCTTTAGGCTTATCACAAGAAGCCTTCCATTGCTTAAAGCAAAAATCTgagatattattacataatggaGAAAAGTTAGTTTGTACACTTATATTTGATGAAATGAATATTAAAAGGGGATACCAGCGTGGCTGTGACCGTGTAATTCGTAGACATATAGATATTGGTTCATCTTTACCAGTAGATGATCCTTCAGAATTATCAGAATGTAAAGACGCCTTAGTTTTTATGGTggttccacttaaatataattgtaaatcACCCATTGCATACTTTTTGACAAAAGGTTTATCAGGTTCTTccaaaagttatttaattaagcaaGCTTTTATTCATCTTCACCATGTGGATGTTAAAATTTCTTCTTTTACATTAGATGATCCACCAGAACATTTTTCGGCTGTCTCACAATTAGGTGCCgacttaaaaatgaataaagacAGTAAACCGTTCCTTTTTCATCCgttgaataaaaaattgaaattgcaCGCAATATTTGAGCCATGTCAcatgttaaaaaacattcgtaACTGCTTAggtgatttaaaaatattatagacgGTAACGGCGATGAAATTAATTGGAAATACATTGAAAGTTTGGCTGATTTACAAGAA
Proteins encoded in this region:
- the LOC126965703 gene encoding myeloid differentiation primary response protein MyD88, with translation MVIDNEICSMQLSSLTYESRNILSSLLNTTKVLPSTGPDKLLRHRDWRGLASLINITSEVAAGVKSQADQAGKVLEIWIGRCDGTATVGRLLEILQIIDRYDIYDDITELASNNLLVVKQSDLGHNNQVMVQEPTEDSLITFHDKKLGVPQHYHAYVLYAKEDRGFVEELLTRMKDNGFKMCTEEDLLPGHATRFAPVSKLISERCQRIILVYSPDFLRSPANTFFMNLAQADAIEKKQIKIIPLMYRQCMLPMHLTYYHNLYYSPPGQKAPYEFWTKLVQSLEIVDLPRITNSQTTHSTMNIAEISGSFTNGYTPVPKVQEYLALPSPSRETASLSDLHRLTDTNTSCDSKSLSSNTSEEKKKKSTFSKIFSTLKGKKHKDKKAIMLES